In one Arachis duranensis cultivar V14167 chromosome 9, aradu.V14167.gnm2.J7QH, whole genome shotgun sequence genomic region, the following are encoded:
- the LOC107467298 gene encoding helicase-like transcription factor CHR28 isoform X1 yields MPDNGDHIHDFVNSTWRFCSSLGGWISGLILKPCKKVVGIVFTSSLSRLADGKDNCYPEFMDECIYISSSDDDLEEIEDPKRNLPQWAAAERNSDYGGRPRHDSFSRGTSTSGASSSNVNNTHSQIKLHAQPVSSKNGLNQRVARREEPSYHAQNGNTSQSTQQAFKRALPQTVHPYTSRVPPSSSFAPDSRLSNLKDNMNNSQFFDTYRNRPHGVGPSTMSDKAYNRGPFMRGSDEDRFMNQNGVIRVLPPSLMHGKSVPPQYASSSEPAFRSGAGDERAPGSDERLIYEAIVEDLSQNRIEVDVPEGHMCVSLLRHQKIALAWMLQKETRSLHCLGGILADDQGLGKTVSMIALILMQRSLQSKSKTDDACNHKTEALNLDDEDDRATVDLEKLENKEESDDVKPSTEPSSSTRAPSRKRPAAGTLVVCPASVLRQWARELKEKVVEEQRLAVLVYHGGSRTKDPTELARYDVVLTTYAIVTNEVPKQPLVEEDDIDEKMGERFGISSEFSASKKRKQLFNGSKKSKKGRKGLDESSIESASGPLAKVGWFRVILDEAQTIKNHRTQVARACCSLRAKRRWCLSGTPIQNTIDDLYSYFRFLKYDPYAVYKSFYNTIKVPISRNSIQGYKKLQAVLRAIMLRRTKGTLIDGKPIINLPPKTIELTKVDFSTEERAFYMQLEADSRSQFKAYAAAGTVNQNYANILLMLLRLRQACDHPRLVKDYYSDPLGKSSVEMANSLPKEMLINLFNSLETTFAICCTCEDPPEDAVVTMCGHVFCYQCVSDYLNGDDNTCPARGCKAALAEDVVFSKATLRSCLADELGGSNSIKAHDFDHSLVQQSEYSSSKIKAVLEILHSNCKLNSRSSGLLNSGGSHRGSPSDDDSYIEDCDSDVRIMKNTRKYSDSTTVGPIKAIVFSQWTSMLDLVEASLQQSCMKYRRLDGRMSLIARDRSVKDFNTDPEVTVMLMSLKAGNLGLNMVAACHVILLDLWWNPTTEDQAIDRAHRIGQTRPVTVTRLTVKDTVEDRILALQEEKRKMVASAFGEEHAGSSATRLTMDDLKYLFMV; encoded by the exons ATGCCCGACAATGGAGACCATATCCATGATTTTGTCAACTCAACTTGGAGATTTTGTTCTTCTTTAGGTGGTTGGATTTCGGGTTTAATATTGAAACCTTGCAAAAAAGTG GTTGGCATAGTATTTACGAGTTCTCTTTCTAGGTTGGCTGACGGAAAGGACAATTGTTATCCTGAGTTCATGGATGAATGTATATATATTAGCTCATCAGATGATGACCTTGAGGAGATAGAAGATCCAAAAAGGAATCTCCCTCAATGGGCTGCTGCTGAAAGGAATTCAG ATTATGGTGGACGGCCAAGGCACGATAGTTTTTCAAGAGGCACAAGTACTTCAGGTGCTAGCTCGTCCAATGTTAATAATACTCATTCCCAAATCAAGCTTCATGCTCAACCTGTATCTAGCAAAAATGGACTGAATCAGAGAGTTGCACGTCGAGAAGAACCTTCATATCATGCACAGAATGGAAACACAAGTCAGTCAACTCAACAGGCTTTCAAGCGGGCTCTTCCTCAAACTGTTCATCCATATACATCAAGGGTTCCACCATCTTCGTCGTTTGCACCTGATAGCAGATTAAGTAACTTAAAGGATAACATGAACAATAGTCAGTTTTTCGATACATATAGGAATCGTCCCCATGGAGTAGGACCTAGCACGATGAGCGACAAGGCCTACAACCGTGGCCCATTTATGAGGGGAAGTGATGAAGATCGCTTCATGAATCAAAATGGTGTGATTAGGGTTCTTCCTCCATCTTTGATGCATGGTAAGTCTGTACCTCCACAGTATGCTAGTTCCAGTGAACCTGCATTCCGCTCTGGTGCAGGTGATGAACGGGCTCCTGGAAGTGATGAGAGACTAATTTATGAGGCCATTGTGGAG GATCTCAGTCAAAATAGAATAGAAGTTGATGTACCTGAGGGTCACATGTGTGTCTCTCTTCTTAGACATCAG AAAATTGCATTGGCTTGGATGCTTCAGAAGGAAACCAGAAGTTTGCATTGCCTTGGGGGGATTTTGGCTGATGATCAG GGCCTTGGCAAGACAGTTTCAATGATTGCCCTCATCCTAATGCAGAGGTCACTGCAATCAAAATCTAAAACAGACGATGCATGCAATCATAAAACTGAAGCTTTGAATTTGGACGATGAGGATGATCGTGCTACTGTTGATTTGGAAAAgcttgaaaataaagaagaatctGATGATGTAAAACCTAGTACAGAACCTAGTAGTTCAACACGAGCACCAAGTAGGAAAAGGCCGGCTGCTGGCACACTTGTTGTTTGCCCTGCAAGTGTTCTTCGACAATGGGCCAGAGAGCTTAAAGAAAAAGTTGTTGAAGAGCAGAGACTTGCTGTTTTGGTTTATCACGGGGGCAGTAGGACAAAGGATCCTACTGAACTTGCAAGATATGATGTGGTCCTCACAACATATGCTATTGTGACTAATGAAGTTCCAAAGCAGCCGTTGGTTGAGGAGGATGATATTGATGAAAAAATGGGGGAAAGATTTGGGATATCCTCTGAATTTTCTGCCAGTAAAAAGAGGAAGCAGTTATTTAATGGaagtaagaaaagtaaaaaggGTAGAAAGGGATTAGACGAATCTTCAATTGAATCTGCTTCTGGTCCTCTTGCAAAAGTAGGTTGGTTTAGGGTTATTCTAGATGAAGCTCAAACAATAAAGAACCATAGAACTCAGGTAGCTAGAGCTTGCTGCAGTCTTAGGGCCAAAAGGAGGTGGTGCTTATCTGGAACACCTATTCAAAATACAATTGATGATTTGTATAGCTACTTTAGGTTCCTGAAGTATGATCCTTATGCTGTGTATAAATCGTTCTACAATACAATAAAAGTTCCGATATCCAGAAATTCTATCCAAGGGTACAAGAAGCTTCAGGCAGTTCTGAGGGCCATTATGCTTCGCCGTACAAAAG GAACTTTGATCGATGGGAAGCCAATAATCAATTTACCTCCTAAAACAATTGAGCTGACTAAGGTGGATTTCTCCACTGAGGAGCGGGCCTTCTATATGCAGTTGGAAGCAGATTCACGTTCCCAATTTAAG GCCTATGCTGCTGCTGGCACGGTGAATCAAAACTATGCAAATATTCTTTTAATGCTTTTGCGTCTTCGTCAAGCTTGTGATCACCCACGTCTTGTTAAAGATTATTATTCTGATCCTCTTGGGAAATCCTCTGTGGAAATGGCAAACTCACTTCCAAAGGAGATGTTGATTAATCTGTTTAATAGTTTGGAAACGACCTTTGCTATATGCTGTACTTGTGAG GATCCACCTGAAGACGCAGTTGTTACAATGTGTGGCCATGTCTTCTGTTATCAATGTGTATCAGATTACTTGAATGGTGATGATAATACATGCCCTGCTCGTGGTTGTAAAGCAGCACTTGCAGAAGATGTTGTTTTCTCCAAAGCTACTTTGAGGAGTTGCTTGGCTGATGAACTTGGTGGTAGTAATTCCATAAAAGCGCATGATTTTGATCATTCACTAGTGCAGCAGAGTGAGTACAGTTCATCTAAAATCAAAGCTGTCCTTGAGATTCTGCATTCAAATTGTAAACTGAATAGTCGTAGCTCTGGTTTACTAAATTCTGGTGGAAGCCATAGAGGTTCGCCATCTGATGATGATTCATATATTGAAGATTGCGACTCAGATGTTAGGATTAtgaaaaacacaagaaaatatTCAGACTCCACAACTGTAGGACCAATAAAAGCTATAGTTTTTTCCCAATGGACTAGCATGTTGGACTTGGTTGAGGCATCATTGCAACAATCCTGTATGAAATATAGGAGACTTGATGGGCGGATGTCTCTGATTGCTAGGGACAGATCTGTTAAAGATTTCAATACTGATCCCGAG GTAACTGTTATGCTGATGTCACTAAAAGCAGGAAATCTTGGTTTGAATATGGTTGCTGCATGCCATGTTATTCTTTTGGATCTGTGGTGGAATCCAACAACTGAAGATCAAGCTATTGATCGAGCTCATAGAATTGGACAGACTCGTCCTGTTACTGTGACACGGCTTACTGTAAAAGATACAGTTGAAGACAGAATACTGGCTCTTCAG gaagagaagaggaaaatgGTTGCATCTGCTTTTGGGGAAGAACATGCTGGCAGTTCTGCGACTCGCCTTACAATGGATGATCTGAAATATCTTTTCATGGTGTAG
- the LOC107467298 gene encoding helicase-like transcription factor CHR28 isoform X3 produces the protein MPDNGDHIHDFVNSTWRFCSSLGGWISGLILKPCKKVVGIVFTSSLSRLADGKDNCYPEFMDECIYISSSDDDLEEIEDPKRNLPQWAAAERNSDYGGRPRHDSFSRGTSTSGASSSNVNNTHSQIKLHAQPVSSKNGLNQRVARREEPSYHAQNGNTSQSTQQAFKRALPQTVHPYTSRVPPSSSFAPDSRLSNLKDNMNNSQFFDTYRNRPHGVGPSTMSDKAYNRGPFMRGSDEDRFMNQNGVIRVLPPSLMHGKSVPPQYASSSEPAFRSGAGDERAPGSDERLIYEAIVEDLSQNRIEVDVPEGHMCVSLLRHQKIALAWMLQKETRSLHCLGGILADDQGLGKTVSMIALILMQRSLQSKSKTDDACNHKTEALNLDDEDDRATVDLEKLENKEESDDVKPSTEPSSSTRAPSRKRPAAGTLVVCPASVLRQWARELKEKVVEEQRLAVLVYHGGSRTKDPTELARYDVVLTTYAIVTNEVPKQPLVEEDDIDEKMGERFGISSEFSASKKRKQLFNGSKKSKKGRKGLDESSIESASGPLAKVGWFRVILDEAQTIKNHRTQVARACCSLRAKRRWCLSGTPIQNTIDDLYSYFRFLKYDPYAVYKSFYNTIKVPISRNSIQGYKKLQAVLRAIMLRRTKGTLIDGKPIINLPPKTIELTKVDFSTEERAFYMQLEADSRSQFKAYAAAGTVNQNYANILLMLLRLRQACDHPRLVKDYYSDPLGKSSVEMANSLPKEMLINLFNSLETTFAICCTCEDPPEDAVVTMCGHVFCYQCVSDYLNGDDNTCPARGCKAALAEDVVFSKATLRSCLADELGGSNSIKAHDFDHSLVQQNCDSDVRIMKNTRKYSDSTTVGPIKAIVFSQWTSMLDLVEASLQQSCMKYRRLDGRMSLIARDRSVKDFNTDPEVTVMLMSLKAGNLGLNMVAACHVILLDLWWNPTTEDQAIDRAHRIGQTRPVTVTRLTVKDTVEDRILALQEEKRKMVASAFGEEHAGSSATRLTMDDLKYLFMV, from the exons ATGCCCGACAATGGAGACCATATCCATGATTTTGTCAACTCAACTTGGAGATTTTGTTCTTCTTTAGGTGGTTGGATTTCGGGTTTAATATTGAAACCTTGCAAAAAAGTG GTTGGCATAGTATTTACGAGTTCTCTTTCTAGGTTGGCTGACGGAAAGGACAATTGTTATCCTGAGTTCATGGATGAATGTATATATATTAGCTCATCAGATGATGACCTTGAGGAGATAGAAGATCCAAAAAGGAATCTCCCTCAATGGGCTGCTGCTGAAAGGAATTCAG ATTATGGTGGACGGCCAAGGCACGATAGTTTTTCAAGAGGCACAAGTACTTCAGGTGCTAGCTCGTCCAATGTTAATAATACTCATTCCCAAATCAAGCTTCATGCTCAACCTGTATCTAGCAAAAATGGACTGAATCAGAGAGTTGCACGTCGAGAAGAACCTTCATATCATGCACAGAATGGAAACACAAGTCAGTCAACTCAACAGGCTTTCAAGCGGGCTCTTCCTCAAACTGTTCATCCATATACATCAAGGGTTCCACCATCTTCGTCGTTTGCACCTGATAGCAGATTAAGTAACTTAAAGGATAACATGAACAATAGTCAGTTTTTCGATACATATAGGAATCGTCCCCATGGAGTAGGACCTAGCACGATGAGCGACAAGGCCTACAACCGTGGCCCATTTATGAGGGGAAGTGATGAAGATCGCTTCATGAATCAAAATGGTGTGATTAGGGTTCTTCCTCCATCTTTGATGCATGGTAAGTCTGTACCTCCACAGTATGCTAGTTCCAGTGAACCTGCATTCCGCTCTGGTGCAGGTGATGAACGGGCTCCTGGAAGTGATGAGAGACTAATTTATGAGGCCATTGTGGAG GATCTCAGTCAAAATAGAATAGAAGTTGATGTACCTGAGGGTCACATGTGTGTCTCTCTTCTTAGACATCAG AAAATTGCATTGGCTTGGATGCTTCAGAAGGAAACCAGAAGTTTGCATTGCCTTGGGGGGATTTTGGCTGATGATCAG GGCCTTGGCAAGACAGTTTCAATGATTGCCCTCATCCTAATGCAGAGGTCACTGCAATCAAAATCTAAAACAGACGATGCATGCAATCATAAAACTGAAGCTTTGAATTTGGACGATGAGGATGATCGTGCTACTGTTGATTTGGAAAAgcttgaaaataaagaagaatctGATGATGTAAAACCTAGTACAGAACCTAGTAGTTCAACACGAGCACCAAGTAGGAAAAGGCCGGCTGCTGGCACACTTGTTGTTTGCCCTGCAAGTGTTCTTCGACAATGGGCCAGAGAGCTTAAAGAAAAAGTTGTTGAAGAGCAGAGACTTGCTGTTTTGGTTTATCACGGGGGCAGTAGGACAAAGGATCCTACTGAACTTGCAAGATATGATGTGGTCCTCACAACATATGCTATTGTGACTAATGAAGTTCCAAAGCAGCCGTTGGTTGAGGAGGATGATATTGATGAAAAAATGGGGGAAAGATTTGGGATATCCTCTGAATTTTCTGCCAGTAAAAAGAGGAAGCAGTTATTTAATGGaagtaagaaaagtaaaaaggGTAGAAAGGGATTAGACGAATCTTCAATTGAATCTGCTTCTGGTCCTCTTGCAAAAGTAGGTTGGTTTAGGGTTATTCTAGATGAAGCTCAAACAATAAAGAACCATAGAACTCAGGTAGCTAGAGCTTGCTGCAGTCTTAGGGCCAAAAGGAGGTGGTGCTTATCTGGAACACCTATTCAAAATACAATTGATGATTTGTATAGCTACTTTAGGTTCCTGAAGTATGATCCTTATGCTGTGTATAAATCGTTCTACAATACAATAAAAGTTCCGATATCCAGAAATTCTATCCAAGGGTACAAGAAGCTTCAGGCAGTTCTGAGGGCCATTATGCTTCGCCGTACAAAAG GAACTTTGATCGATGGGAAGCCAATAATCAATTTACCTCCTAAAACAATTGAGCTGACTAAGGTGGATTTCTCCACTGAGGAGCGGGCCTTCTATATGCAGTTGGAAGCAGATTCACGTTCCCAATTTAAG GCCTATGCTGCTGCTGGCACGGTGAATCAAAACTATGCAAATATTCTTTTAATGCTTTTGCGTCTTCGTCAAGCTTGTGATCACCCACGTCTTGTTAAAGATTATTATTCTGATCCTCTTGGGAAATCCTCTGTGGAAATGGCAAACTCACTTCCAAAGGAGATGTTGATTAATCTGTTTAATAGTTTGGAAACGACCTTTGCTATATGCTGTACTTGTGAG GATCCACCTGAAGACGCAGTTGTTACAATGTGTGGCCATGTCTTCTGTTATCAATGTGTATCAGATTACTTGAATGGTGATGATAATACATGCCCTGCTCGTGGTTGTAAAGCAGCACTTGCAGAAGATGTTGTTTTCTCCAAAGCTACTTTGAGGAGTTGCTTGGCTGATGAACTTGGTGGTAGTAATTCCATAAAAGCGCATGATTTTGATCATTCACTAGTGCAGCAGA ATTGCGACTCAGATGTTAGGATTAtgaaaaacacaagaaaatatTCAGACTCCACAACTGTAGGACCAATAAAAGCTATAGTTTTTTCCCAATGGACTAGCATGTTGGACTTGGTTGAGGCATCATTGCAACAATCCTGTATGAAATATAGGAGACTTGATGGGCGGATGTCTCTGATTGCTAGGGACAGATCTGTTAAAGATTTCAATACTGATCCCGAG GTAACTGTTATGCTGATGTCACTAAAAGCAGGAAATCTTGGTTTGAATATGGTTGCTGCATGCCATGTTATTCTTTTGGATCTGTGGTGGAATCCAACAACTGAAGATCAAGCTATTGATCGAGCTCATAGAATTGGACAGACTCGTCCTGTTACTGTGACACGGCTTACTGTAAAAGATACAGTTGAAGACAGAATACTGGCTCTTCAG gaagagaagaggaaaatgGTTGCATCTGCTTTTGGGGAAGAACATGCTGGCAGTTCTGCGACTCGCCTTACAATGGATGATCTGAAATATCTTTTCATGGTGTAG
- the LOC107467298 gene encoding helicase-like transcription factor CHR28 isoform X4 yields MDECIYISSSDDDLEEIEDPKRNLPQWAAAERNSDYGGRPRHDSFSRGTSTSGASSSNVNNTHSQIKLHAQPVSSKNGLNQRVARREEPSYHAQNGNTSQSTQQAFKRALPQTVHPYTSRVPPSSSFAPDSRLSNLKDNMNNSQFFDTYRNRPHGVGPSTMSDKAYNRGPFMRGSDEDRFMNQNGVIRVLPPSLMHGKSVPPQYASSSEPAFRSGAGDERAPGSDERLIYEAIVEDLSQNRIEVDVPEGHMCVSLLRHQKIALAWMLQKETRSLHCLGGILADDQGLGKTVSMIALILMQRSLQSKSKTDDACNHKTEALNLDDEDDRATVDLEKLENKEESDDVKPSTEPSSSTRAPSRKRPAAGTLVVCPASVLRQWARELKEKVVEEQRLAVLVYHGGSRTKDPTELARYDVVLTTYAIVTNEVPKQPLVEEDDIDEKMGERFGISSEFSASKKRKQLFNGSKKSKKGRKGLDESSIESASGPLAKVGWFRVILDEAQTIKNHRTQVARACCSLRAKRRWCLSGTPIQNTIDDLYSYFRFLKYDPYAVYKSFYNTIKVPISRNSIQGYKKLQAVLRAIMLRRTKGTLIDGKPIINLPPKTIELTKVDFSTEERAFYMQLEADSRSQFKAYAAAGTVNQNYANILLMLLRLRQACDHPRLVKDYYSDPLGKSSVEMANSLPKEMLINLFNSLETTFAICCTCEDPPEDAVVTMCGHVFCYQCVSDYLNGDDNTCPARGCKAALAEDVVFSKATLRSCLADELGGSNSIKAHDFDHSLVQQSEYSSSKIKAVLEILHSNCKLNSRSSGLLNSGGSHRGSPSDDDSYIEDCDSDVRIMKNTRKYSDSTTVGPIKAIVFSQWTSMLDLVEASLQQSCMKYRRLDGRMSLIARDRSVKDFNTDPEVTVMLMSLKAGNLGLNMVAACHVILLDLWWNPTTEDQAIDRAHRIGQTRPVTVTRLTVKDTVEDRILALQEEKRKMVASAFGEEHAGSSATRLTMDDLKYLFMV; encoded by the exons ATGGATGAATGTATATATATTAGCTCATCAGATGATGACCTTGAGGAGATAGAAGATCCAAAAAGGAATCTCCCTCAATGGGCTGCTGCTGAAAGGAATTCAG ATTATGGTGGACGGCCAAGGCACGATAGTTTTTCAAGAGGCACAAGTACTTCAGGTGCTAGCTCGTCCAATGTTAATAATACTCATTCCCAAATCAAGCTTCATGCTCAACCTGTATCTAGCAAAAATGGACTGAATCAGAGAGTTGCACGTCGAGAAGAACCTTCATATCATGCACAGAATGGAAACACAAGTCAGTCAACTCAACAGGCTTTCAAGCGGGCTCTTCCTCAAACTGTTCATCCATATACATCAAGGGTTCCACCATCTTCGTCGTTTGCACCTGATAGCAGATTAAGTAACTTAAAGGATAACATGAACAATAGTCAGTTTTTCGATACATATAGGAATCGTCCCCATGGAGTAGGACCTAGCACGATGAGCGACAAGGCCTACAACCGTGGCCCATTTATGAGGGGAAGTGATGAAGATCGCTTCATGAATCAAAATGGTGTGATTAGGGTTCTTCCTCCATCTTTGATGCATGGTAAGTCTGTACCTCCACAGTATGCTAGTTCCAGTGAACCTGCATTCCGCTCTGGTGCAGGTGATGAACGGGCTCCTGGAAGTGATGAGAGACTAATTTATGAGGCCATTGTGGAG GATCTCAGTCAAAATAGAATAGAAGTTGATGTACCTGAGGGTCACATGTGTGTCTCTCTTCTTAGACATCAG AAAATTGCATTGGCTTGGATGCTTCAGAAGGAAACCAGAAGTTTGCATTGCCTTGGGGGGATTTTGGCTGATGATCAG GGCCTTGGCAAGACAGTTTCAATGATTGCCCTCATCCTAATGCAGAGGTCACTGCAATCAAAATCTAAAACAGACGATGCATGCAATCATAAAACTGAAGCTTTGAATTTGGACGATGAGGATGATCGTGCTACTGTTGATTTGGAAAAgcttgaaaataaagaagaatctGATGATGTAAAACCTAGTACAGAACCTAGTAGTTCAACACGAGCACCAAGTAGGAAAAGGCCGGCTGCTGGCACACTTGTTGTTTGCCCTGCAAGTGTTCTTCGACAATGGGCCAGAGAGCTTAAAGAAAAAGTTGTTGAAGAGCAGAGACTTGCTGTTTTGGTTTATCACGGGGGCAGTAGGACAAAGGATCCTACTGAACTTGCAAGATATGATGTGGTCCTCACAACATATGCTATTGTGACTAATGAAGTTCCAAAGCAGCCGTTGGTTGAGGAGGATGATATTGATGAAAAAATGGGGGAAAGATTTGGGATATCCTCTGAATTTTCTGCCAGTAAAAAGAGGAAGCAGTTATTTAATGGaagtaagaaaagtaaaaaggGTAGAAAGGGATTAGACGAATCTTCAATTGAATCTGCTTCTGGTCCTCTTGCAAAAGTAGGTTGGTTTAGGGTTATTCTAGATGAAGCTCAAACAATAAAGAACCATAGAACTCAGGTAGCTAGAGCTTGCTGCAGTCTTAGGGCCAAAAGGAGGTGGTGCTTATCTGGAACACCTATTCAAAATACAATTGATGATTTGTATAGCTACTTTAGGTTCCTGAAGTATGATCCTTATGCTGTGTATAAATCGTTCTACAATACAATAAAAGTTCCGATATCCAGAAATTCTATCCAAGGGTACAAGAAGCTTCAGGCAGTTCTGAGGGCCATTATGCTTCGCCGTACAAAAG GAACTTTGATCGATGGGAAGCCAATAATCAATTTACCTCCTAAAACAATTGAGCTGACTAAGGTGGATTTCTCCACTGAGGAGCGGGCCTTCTATATGCAGTTGGAAGCAGATTCACGTTCCCAATTTAAG GCCTATGCTGCTGCTGGCACGGTGAATCAAAACTATGCAAATATTCTTTTAATGCTTTTGCGTCTTCGTCAAGCTTGTGATCACCCACGTCTTGTTAAAGATTATTATTCTGATCCTCTTGGGAAATCCTCTGTGGAAATGGCAAACTCACTTCCAAAGGAGATGTTGATTAATCTGTTTAATAGTTTGGAAACGACCTTTGCTATATGCTGTACTTGTGAG GATCCACCTGAAGACGCAGTTGTTACAATGTGTGGCCATGTCTTCTGTTATCAATGTGTATCAGATTACTTGAATGGTGATGATAATACATGCCCTGCTCGTGGTTGTAAAGCAGCACTTGCAGAAGATGTTGTTTTCTCCAAAGCTACTTTGAGGAGTTGCTTGGCTGATGAACTTGGTGGTAGTAATTCCATAAAAGCGCATGATTTTGATCATTCACTAGTGCAGCAGAGTGAGTACAGTTCATCTAAAATCAAAGCTGTCCTTGAGATTCTGCATTCAAATTGTAAACTGAATAGTCGTAGCTCTGGTTTACTAAATTCTGGTGGAAGCCATAGAGGTTCGCCATCTGATGATGATTCATATATTGAAGATTGCGACTCAGATGTTAGGATTAtgaaaaacacaagaaaatatTCAGACTCCACAACTGTAGGACCAATAAAAGCTATAGTTTTTTCCCAATGGACTAGCATGTTGGACTTGGTTGAGGCATCATTGCAACAATCCTGTATGAAATATAGGAGACTTGATGGGCGGATGTCTCTGATTGCTAGGGACAGATCTGTTAAAGATTTCAATACTGATCCCGAG GTAACTGTTATGCTGATGTCACTAAAAGCAGGAAATCTTGGTTTGAATATGGTTGCTGCATGCCATGTTATTCTTTTGGATCTGTGGTGGAATCCAACAACTGAAGATCAAGCTATTGATCGAGCTCATAGAATTGGACAGACTCGTCCTGTTACTGTGACACGGCTTACTGTAAAAGATACAGTTGAAGACAGAATACTGGCTCTTCAG gaagagaagaggaaaatgGTTGCATCTGCTTTTGGGGAAGAACATGCTGGCAGTTCTGCGACTCGCCTTACAATGGATGATCTGAAATATCTTTTCATGGTGTAG